The following coding sequences lie in one Candidatus Eremiobacteraceae bacterium genomic window:
- a CDS encoding GTP-binding protein — protein MAKEKYQRNKPHVNIGTIGHVDHGKTTLTAAITKVLSEAGTGTKKLV, from the coding sequence ATGGCCAAAGAGAAATATCAGCGCAACAAGCCGCACGTGAACATCGGCACGATCGGTCATGTGGACCATGGCAAGACGACGCTGACGGCGGCGATCACCAAGGTGTTGTCCGAGGCGGGGACGGGGACCAAGAAGCTGGT